Genomic segment of Sphingopyxis lindanitolerans:
GCGTGCCTCGAACTGATGGCGTCGGACGCGATCGTCGCGATTCAGGACATGGGCGCCGCGGGCCTCACCTCCTCGTCGGTCGAAATGGCGTCGAAGGGCGGCGTCGGCCTCCACCTCAAGATGGACGACGTGCCGCAACGCGAGACCGGCATGACGGCGTATGAGATGATGCTGTCCGAATCGCAGGAACGCATGTTGATGGTGCTCAAACCCGGCCGCGAAGATTTCGCCGCCGCGATTTTCCACAAATGGGAGCTCGATTTCGCGGTCATCGGCACCGTCACCGACACCGGGCGCATGGTCCTCGAACATCATGGCGAGATCGTCTGCGACATCCCGCTCGCCCCGCTCGCCGACGACGCGCCGCTCTATGATCGCCCGCACGTCCCGACCCCGAAGCAGCCCGAACTGACGAACGTCCCCGAGACGAAGGACGTCGCCGCCGACCTCAAGACCTTGATGGGCACCCCCGACATCGCGTCGCGCCGCTGGATCTGGGAACAATATGACAGCCAGGTCGGCGCCGACACGGTGCAGACCGGCGGCGACGCCGCGCTCGTTCGCATCCACGGCACCAGCCGCGCGCTCGCGATGACGACCGACTGCACCCCGCGCTATTGCTACGCCGACCCGGTCGAGGGCGGCAAGCAGGCGGTCGCCGAGACGTGGCGCAACATCAGCGCGGTCGGCGCGACGCCGCTCGCGATCACCAACTGCCTCAATTTCGCCAACCCGCAACGTCCCGAAATCATGGGCCAGATCGTCGGCTGTCTCGACGGCATGGCGCAGGCGTGCCGCGCGCTCGACTATCCGATCGTGTCGGGCAACGTCAGCCTCTACAATGAATCGAAGGCAACCGGCGGCGGCAGCGCGATCCTGCCGACCCCCGCGATCGGCGGCGTCGGCGTGATCGAGGATCTGAACAAGGCGGTCGGCATCGGCTTCCAGCAGACCGGCGACATCGTCCTCGCGGTCGGCGAACGCGCCGGGCATCTCGGCCAGTCGATCTGGCTGCGCGAAATCCACGGTCGCGAGGAAGGGCCGCCGCCCGAGGTTAACCTGCGCTGCGAAAAGCGCACCGGCGATTTCATCCGCCATGCGATCAATGCCGGATGGATCACCGCGTGCCACGACGTGTCGGACGGCGGCGTCGCGGTGACGCTCGCCGAAATGGCGCTCAAATCGAACATCGGCGTACTGGTCAGCGAAGAACAGCCCTTCGGCA
This window contains:
- the purL gene encoding phosphoribosylformylglycinamidine synthase subunit PurL; this encodes MTQTAPAPASVITHEIVAEHGLSPEEYDRVLAALGREPNLVELGIFSVMWSEHCSYKSSRLHLKKLPTEAPWVICGPGENAGVIDIGTGEGGKKLAAIFKMESHNHPSYIEPYQGAATGVGGILRDVFTMGARPVANLNALRFGRPDHPKMKHLISGVVHGIGGYGNCVGVPTVGGEVNFHTAYDGNILVNAMTVGVAEQDKIFYSAASGVGNPIVYVGSKTGRDGIHGATMASADFGEDAEEKRPTVQVGDPFTEKLLIEACLELMASDAIVAIQDMGAAGLTSSSVEMASKGGVGLHLKMDDVPQRETGMTAYEMMLSESQERMLMVLKPGREDFAAAIFHKWELDFAVIGTVTDTGRMVLEHHGEIVCDIPLAPLADDAPLYDRPHVPTPKQPELTNVPETKDVAADLKTLMGTPDIASRRWIWEQYDSQVGADTVQTGGDAALVRIHGTSRALAMTTDCTPRYCYADPVEGGKQAVAETWRNISAVGATPLAITNCLNFANPQRPEIMGQIVGCLDGMAQACRALDYPIVSGNVSLYNESKATGGGSAILPTPAIGGVGVIEDLNKAVGIGFQQTGDIVLAVGERAGHLGQSIWLREIHGREEGPPPEVNLRCEKRTGDFIRHAINAGWITACHDVSDGGVAVTLAEMALKSNIGVLVSEEQPFGIAESFFGEDQGLYLVTVCDTCLADFLDAAGRADVPVDPIGRTIRDRIVFELPGSDHQVTLAELREAHEGFFPTLMGADAALA